The proteins below come from a single Bombyx mori chromosome 7, ASM3026992v2 genomic window:
- the LOC100862812 gene encoding UDP-glucosyltransferase 2 has product MNFQTIHLLVLSALACDAYKILLVFPFPSKSHAILGEGYVRNLLKAGHELTYITPYPKDPAPNLRIIHIPQHVFEEKIDSTFTIEKLMDYSFTVMEMLNIFKSFIDTANDTVANAEVQQLMLDPQTHFDVVIAEWMVTEIFSGFSEIFNCPLIWASSMEPHSVILRLIDEIPHPAYSSNMLGIFEPPYNFVQRAINTSLEIALKVIKWFISLIEERIYKEGFAAAFKAKGLVQPSLEELRYSVALVLGNSHVSSGAPLKLPQNYKAIGGYHIAEQSKPLPKEFKNILDNSKHGVIYFSLGSVVSSKSMPAAIKNGLFEMFRSLKYTVIWKFEDEFQNVPDNVHIVKWAPQQSILAHPNCILFITHGGLLSTTETLHYGVPIIGIPLFGDQTMNIKKAVYKGIGLEVKLNFDTPKNLKAAINEVLSNQKYRDRVKELSMIYHDRPVSPGAELVHWVEHVVKTKGALHLRSQALHVPLYQKLLLDLIFVSLLLFLGFVFFVKFMVTRCLKKKTDIRKKTL; this is encoded by the exons CTGACCTACATAACGCCATATCCGAAAGATCCGGCTCCTAATTTACGGATCATCCACATTCCACAGCATGTCTTCGAGGAAAAAATAG ACTCCACGTTTACTATAGAAAAGCTAATGGACTACAGTTTTACAGTAATGGAAATGCTTAACATTTTCAAGTCTTTTATTGATACAGCTAATGATACAGTAGCTAATGCGGAAGTACAGCAGCTGATGTTAGATCCGCAGACACATTTTGATGTTGTTATTGCAGAATGGATGGTAACGGAAATATTTAGTGG cttcAGTGAAATTTTCAACTGTCCACTCATATGGGCATCTTCAATGGAACCACATAGCGTGATATTGCGTTTGATAGACGAGATTCCCCATCCTGCGTATTCATCAAATATGTTAGGGATTTTTGAACCGCCATACAATTTCGTCCAAAGAGCAATAAACACTTCGTTGGAGATTGcgttaaaagtaattaaatg GTTTATCAGTTTAATAGAAGAACGGATTTATAAAGAAGGATTTGCAGCTGCATTCAAAGCAAAAGGTCTCGTTCAGCCTAGCTTGGAGGAATTGAGATACTCTGTTGCTTTGGTTTTGGGAAATTCCCACGTTTCTTCTGGAGCTCCGCTGAAATTGCCACAAAATTACAAGGCTATTGGCGGTTATCATATAGCTGAACAATCTAAGCCATTGCCCAAG gaatttaagaatattttagacaACTCGAAGCATGGCGTTATTTATTTCAGTCTAGGATCGGTAGTTTCAAGTAAATCGATGCCTGCAGCAATCAAAAATGGATTATTTGAAATGTTCAGGAGTTTGAAATATACTGTTATATGGAAATTCGAAGATGAATTTCAAAATGTTCCTGACAACGTTCATATCGTAAAATGGGCACCACAGCAAAGCATTCTAG cACATCCTAACTGCATTCTCTTCATCACCCACGGTGGCTTATTGTCTACAACGGAAACATTACATTACGGTGTTCCTATTATTGGAATCCCTTTGTTTGGAGATCAGACTATGAATATCAAGAAGGCTGTCTATAAAGGTATTGGActagaagtgaaacttaattTCGATACTCCAAAGAACTTGAAAGCAGCTATAAATGAGGTTTTGTCCAATCAAAA ATATCGCGATCGAGTTAAGGAGTTGTCGATGATATATCACGATCGTCCGGTGTCTCCGGGTGCTGAGCTGGTCCACTGGGTGGAGCACGTCGTCAAGACTAAAGGAGCTCTTCACCTGCGCTCACAGGCACTGCACGTGCCTTTGTACCAGAAGCTGTTATTAGATTTAATCTTCGTGTCGTTATTATTGTTCCTTGGTTTTGTATTCTTCGTCAAATTTATGGTGACCCGGtgtttgaaaaagaaaacagatattagaaaaaaaactttgtag